One Paraburkholderia caballeronis genomic window, TTCGGGCGGCATGACACGCTCCGGTCCGCGGTTCAACCGTCATCGACGCCGCGCTCGCCGACATGAGCCCGCACACGGACACGCTCGCCCGCAGCGTGCTGGCGCTCGACCAGCGGGTGCTGCGCGCGGAATGCTTCGACGCGCTGGCCGACGCGCTCGTGCACTGGGCGATGGAGGCGGGCGCGGACGGCGCGTATGTCGGCAGGCCGACGCCGAAGGGCGGTTGCTGCCGGGACCGGCCGGCGACGAACGGACGCGTGCGTATGCACAGCGGCACCGCGTTTCGATCCGGCAAACGGAACCCGAAGGACAGGGGCCGGCCGGCGACGCGTGGCGCACCCGGCAGGTGCGGATCGCCGCGCTGTCCGTCGAACAGGACAACGACGCGGACGACGGCACGCCCGACGCAACCCGCTGGCGCACCTGCGCGGCCGTGCCGTTGACATACGACGGCCACGACGGCGGTCTGCTGTGCCTGTTCGCGCGCGAGACCGACCGTTTCGCGTCGCCCGACTGGACGCTCGCGCTCGACCACGTCGCGCTGATCGCCGGCGTCGCGCTCGACCGGCTGCGCCTCGGCGCCGAACAGAACCGTCTGCGCGAACTGGCGCTGCACGATCCGCTGACCGCCTGCCGAACATGACGGCGCTCGCGCATCACGTCGAGCATGCGTCGGCGCGCAGCGCGCGCTCGAACGTGCCGCTCGTGATCGGCGTGCTCGACCTCGACCGCTTCAAGCCGGTCAACGACCTGTTCGGCCACGACGCGGGCGACCACGTGCTGCGCGAGGTCGCCGTGCGGTTGCAGGCGGATTGCGCGCGAGCGACTTCGTCGCGCGCCTCGCCGGCGACGAGTTCGTGCTGGTGCTCGAAGGCGCGCGCGATCCGGTGCAGGCGTTGCGGCCGCTGTTCGACCGGCTGTACGAGCGGCTCACGCAGCCGTTCGACATCGGGCACACCGCGTGGCAATGCGGCGCGACGCTCGGGCTCGCGCTGTGGCCGAACGCGCCGGAGACGACGCTCGCGGACGTGCTGTCCGAAGCGGACCGCGCGCTGCGCGAAAGCAAGGCGCAGCGGGACCAGCGCGAGCACTGGTGGCGCTGGGCGTTGCAGGCGCCCGCGCCGCTGCCCGCGCTCGCGCGCGACGCCGATCCGTCGGGGTTGTACAGCCCTCACCTGCCGCAACTGGCGTCGCTGTCCGCCGCGTTGCAGCGCGACGCCGGAAGCATCGTCAACGAGTTTCTACGAGCGCCTGACGCGGCTGCCGAAGTCGTCCGTGATCCTCGAATCGCTGACCGACTTCGAGCTTCAGCACCTGAAGGCGCAGCAGATCCAGAACCTGTTCGTGCTCGCGGACCCGGGCCTGGCCGAAGCCGATCATCGCGCGATGGCGATGCGCGTCGGCCGCATTCACGCGATGGTCGGGCTGGAGCGCGAGGAACTGGTGCGCAGCCGTGGCCTGCTCGCGGCCGCCGTCTACGCGCGGCTCGGCGGCGAGCGCGACAGCGGCGCGCTCCAGGTGCTGAGCCGCCGCCTGAACCGTGATCTCGCGTGGCAGACCGAAGCGTACGAACGGCTGCAGGACGAGCGCCAGCAGGTGCTGTTGAGCATCGCGCGGCTCGCGGGCACGACCGAGAACTACCCGGACCTGATCAACCGCGTCGTCGAGATTCTCGGCACCTGCGACGAGGTCGCCGGCTGCTCGATCGGCCGTCCCGACCGCGACGGCCTGTTCCGCGTCGAGGCCGCGTCGGGCCGCATTCTGGAGAAGCATCCGCGCCAGCCCGGCCCCGGCGCGGCCGGCGCGCACGACGGCATCCGGGTCGCGGACCTCGCGTGGCGGAGCGGCGCGAGCGAACGCTGCATCAACATCGGCACCGATCCGCGCATGACGTCATGGCAGGCGGTCGCGAAACGCGAAGGACTGTGCTCCAGCGTCGCGATTCCGGTCTGCCAGCCCGGCCACCCGCCGCTCGCGATCCTGACGCTGCACAGCGCATTTCCGGGCGGTTATTCGTCGGCCGAGCAGATCGCGTTCACCGACCTGCTGCAAACGCTGCTCGCGTTCGCGATGGGGCGCATCGCGAACCTTCAGGGGCCGACGCACACGATCCCGCAGGCGACGCGGCAACGCTGGGCCGCGCTGCTCCGCTCCGACGCATTGCAGATGCACTGCCAGCCGATCATGGACCTGCGGACCGGCAACGTGACGAAGGTCGAGATGCTCGCGCGCCTGTTCGACGGCTCGCGCCTCCTGATGCCGAACGAGTTCCTGCCCGCGCTGACGTCCGACGACTTTTTCGAACTGTACGTGCGCGGGCTCGGCCAGGCGCTCGTGTACCGGAGGCAGTGGCTGGACAGCGGCGTCGCGCTGAACGTGTCGCTGAACCTGCCGTCGAGCGCGCTCGGCGACATTCGCTACTTCGACGCGACCCGGCGCGGGCTCGCGACACACGACTGTCCGCCCGCTGCGCTGACGCTCGAAATCCTCGAAACCGACGCGCTGCCGCCCGACGTCGACGTGCCGGCGGAACTGGCGCGGTTTCGCGCGCTCGGCGTCGTGCTCGCGGAGGACGATCTCGGCGCGGGGCACAGCAGCCTCGCGCGGCTGCGCGAGCTGCCGTTCGACTGGATCAAGATCGATCGCAGCATCGTGAATCTCGCCGGCCGCAACCGGTCGAGCGTGCTGAACTTCATCTATCAGTTGACGCGGCTCGGCCATTCGCTCGGCAAGTCGGTGATCGTCGAGGGCGTCGAGGACGATGCGCTGCTCGAAGCGATCGCGATCCTGAAGGCCGATGCGGTGCAGGGCTACCGGATCGCGCGGCCGATGCCCGCGCGCCAGTTGCTCGACTGGCTCGCGAAACGTCCCGCGCCGCCCGACCCGGGCGCGCAGCCGCAAAGCGCGCTCGGCAAGCTCGCGCGGCTGCTGATCTGGGAAGAGCGGATCAACCTCGTGCTGAACGATGCGGGCGCGTTCGAGCGGCTCGCGGCGATCGTCCGGACCTCGGCCGCGACGCCGCCGGATGCCGAACCGGCGGCCGTGCCGCCGCCGTCGTTGTGCCATGCGTGTCCGCTGACGAAGTTCTTCGCGGACATCGAGGCCGCGCTACAGGACGACGAATCCGATTCGCTCGCGCAGCGCGCGCTGCTCGACGCG contains:
- a CDS encoding EAL domain-containing protein, producing MILESLTDFELQHLKAQQIQNLFVLADPGLAEADHRAMAMRVGRIHAMVGLEREELVRSRGLLAAAVYARLGGERDSGALQVLSRRLNRDLAWQTEAYERLQDERQQVLLSIARLAGTTENYPDLINRVVEILGTCDEVAGCSIGRPDRDGLFRVEAASGRILEKHPRQPGPGAAGAHDGIRVADLAWRSGASERCINIGTDPRMTSWQAVAKREGLCSSVAIPVCQPGHPPLAILTLHSAFPGGYSSAEQIAFTDLLQTLLAFAMGRIANLQGPTHTIPQATRQRWAALLRSDALQMHCQPIMDLRTGNVTKVEMLARLFDGSRLLMPNEFLPALTSDDFFELYVRGLGQALVYRRQWLDSGVALNVSLNLPSSALGDIRYFDATRRGLATHDCPPAALTLEILETDALPPDVDVPAELARFRALGVVLAEDDLGAGHSSLARLRELPFDWIKIDRSIVNLAGRNRSSVLNFIYQLTRLGHSLGKSVIVEGVEDDALLEAIAILKADAVQGYRIARPMPARQLLDWLAKRPAPPDPGAQPQSALGKLARLLIWEERINLVLNDAGAFERLAAIVRTSAATPPDAEPAAVPPPSLCHACPLTKFFADIEAALQDDESDSLAQRALLDAALIHRPGSAAYCLARQCLIATLGVGADAA
- a CDS encoding GAF domain-containing protein; its protein translation is MLRRAGRRARALGDGGGRGRRVCRQADAEGRLLPGPAGDERTRAYAQRHRVSIRQTEPEGQGPAGDAWRTRQVRIAALSVEQDNDADDGTPDATRWRTCAAVPLTYDGHDGGLLCLFARETDRFASPDWTLALDHVALIAGVALDRLRLGAEQNRLRELALHDPLTACRT